From the Musa acuminata AAA Group cultivar baxijiao chromosome BXJ1-2, Cavendish_Baxijiao_AAA, whole genome shotgun sequence genome, one window contains:
- the LOC135609972 gene encoding uncharacterized protein C227.17c-like has product MDAKEGEKAADADAVSPSSPTTSSSREAQKLSCTKHFDALWFCYSPFHQVQQYYRHGEFDNCFGKWNALFDCLNLKTKKSSEVQEILEAREKAKQHIWTIRTVEEASVNWWMMIKSLLPRLYWEPQSFKTKV; this is encoded by the exons ATGGATGCCAAGGAAGGAGAGAAGGCGGCGGATGCGGACGCTGTTTCGCCTTCCTCGCCAACAACCAGCAGCTCGCGGGAGGCCCAGAAGTTGTCCTGCACCAAACACTTCGACGCTCTTTGGTTCTGCTACT CTCCATTTCACCAGGTGCAACAGTATTATAGACATGGAGAGTTTGATAATTGCTTTGGCAAATGGAATGCTCTTTTTGATTGTTTGAACCTCAAGACCAAAAAGTCATCTGAAGTTCAG GAGATTTTAGAAGCTCGAGAGAAGGCAAAGCAACATATCTGGACGATTCGCACGGTGGAGGAAGCCTCGGTGAATTGGTGGATGAT GATCAAATCCCTTCTTCCAAGGCTTTATTGGGAACCACAGTCATTCAAAACCAAGGTCTGA